The following coding sequences are from one Ovis canadensis isolate MfBH-ARS-UI-01 breed Bighorn chromosome 7, ARS-UI_OviCan_v2, whole genome shotgun sequence window:
- the SKOR1 gene encoding SKI family transcriptional corepressor 1, which translates to MALLCGLGQVTLRLWAPLPPQPENRIGFLATQAFLRSGGMEALTTQLGPGREGNSSPNSKQELQPYSGSSALKPNQVGETSLYGVPIVSLVIDGQERLCLAQISNTLLKNYSYNEIHNRRVALGITCVQCTPVQLEILRRAGAMPISSRRCGMITKREAERLCKSFLGEHKPPKLPENFAFDVVHECAWGSRGSFIPARYNSSRAKCIKCGYCSMYFSPNKFIFHSHRTPDAKYTQPDAANFNSWRRHLKLSDKSATDELSHAWEDVKAMFNGGTRKRTFSLQGGGGGANGGSGGQGKGGAGGGGSGGGPGCGADMAPGPPPHKSLRCGEEEASGPPGPPPPHAQRGLGLATGAGGPAGPGGPGGGAGVRSYPVIPVPSKGFGLLQKLPPPLFPHPYGFPTAFGLCPKKDDPVLGAGEPKGGPGPGSGGGAGTGAGAGGPGTGHLPPGAGTGPGGGAMFWGHQPSGAAKDAAAVAAAAAAATVYPTFPMFWPAAGSLPVPPYPAAQSQAKAVAAAVAAAAAAAAAAAGGGGPEPLDGSEPTKEGGLVAEERCPSALSRGPLDEDGADEALPPPLAPLAPPPPPPARKGSYVSAFRPVVKDAESIAKLYGSAREAYGGGPARGPGPGAGTGGGYVSPDFLSEGSSSYHSASPDVDTADEPEVDVESNRFPDDEGAPDEAEPGAPSTGGSPNGDQHAGPPSITSSGADGPTDSPEGGSPRPRHRPGLPLASRAAFGDLAADDMVRRPEKSPPSGGYELREACGPLGGPAPAKVYAPERDEHVKSAAAALGPAASYLCAPEAHEPDKEDNHSTADDLETRKCYPDQRSISQPSPANTDRGEDGLTLDVTGTQLVEKDIENLARDELQKLLLEQMELRKKLEREFQSLKDNFQDQMKRELAYREEMVQQLQIVRDTLCNELDQERKARYAIQQKLKEAHDALHHFSCKMLTPRHCTGNCSFKPPLLP; encoded by the exons ATGGctttgctgtgtggccttgggcaagtcactctcCGTCTctgggccccacttcctccccagcccGAAAACAGGATCGGGTTCCTAGCTACCCAGGCATTCCTGAG GAGCGGCGGCATGGAGGCTCTCACCACTCAGCTGGGGCCGGGGCGCGAGGGAAACTCTTCTCCCAACTCCAAGCAGGAGTTGCAGCCCTACTCGGGTTCCAGCGCTCTCAAACCCAACCAGGTGGGCGAGACGTCGTTGTACGGGGTGCCTATCGTGTCCCTGGTCATCGACGGCCAGGAGCGCCTATGCCTGGCGCAAATCTCCAACACCCTCCTCAAGAACTACAGCTACAATGAGATACACAACCGCCGCGTGGCCCTGGGCATCACGTGCGTGCAGTGCACACCGGTGCAGCTGGAAATTCTGCGTCGGGCAGGGGCCATGCCCATCTCGTCTCGCCGCTGCGGCATGATCACCAAGCGTGAGGCCGAACGCCTGTGCAAGTCGTTTCTCGGCGAGCACAAGCCACCCAAGCTGCCCGAGAACTTCGCCTTCGATGTGGTGCACGAGTGTGCCTGGGGTTCGCGTGGCAGCTTCATCCCCGCGCGTTACAACAGCTCGCGTGCCAAATGCATCAAGTGCGGTTACTGCAGCATGTACTTCTCGCCTAACAAGTTCATCTTCCACTCGCACCGCACCCCCGACGCCAAGTACACGCAGCCCGACGCAGCCAACTTTAACTCGTGGCGCCGACACCTCAAACTCAGTGACAAGTCGGCCACAGACGAACTGAGCCACGCTTGGGAGGACGTCAAGGCCATGTTCAATGGTGGCACCCGCAAGCGGACCTTCTCGCTGcaaggaggcggcggcggcgctaACGGAGGGTCGGGTGGACAGGGGAAGGGTGGTGCTGGCGGCGGCGGCAGTGGGGGCGGCCCGGGGTGCGGCGCAGACATGGCCCCAGGTCCGCCGCCGCACAAAAGCCTGCGCTGTGGCGAAGAAGAGGCCTCCGGGCCTCCCGGGCCGCCGCCTCCTCACGCGCAGCGGGGACTTGGTCTGGCGACGGGAGCTGGCGGCCCCGCGGGCCCTGGAGGGCCTGGTGGCGGCGCCGGGGTCCGCAGCTACCCTGTGATCCCAGTGCCCAGCAAGGGCTTTGGCCTCTTGCAGAAGCTGCCCCCACCGCTTTTCCCTCATCCCTATGGCTTCCCCACGGCCTTTGGTCTCTGCCCCAAAAAGGATGACCCTGTGTTAGGCGCTGGCGAACCCAAGGGCGGCCCAGGCCCCGGGAGTGGCGGGGGCGCGGGCACTGGGGCAGGAGCGGGCGGCCCAGGAACCGGCCATTTGCCCCCCGGGGCAGGGACGGGCCCGGGCGGCGGCGCCATGTTCTGGGGTCACCAGCCCTCCGGGGCAGCCAAGGACGCGGCGGCCGTAGCTGCAGCCGCCGCCGCAGCCACTGTGTACCCGACGTTTCCCATGTTCTGGCCGGCCGCAGGCAGCCTCCCGGTGCCGCCCTATCCGGCCGCGCAGAGCCAAGCCAAAGCCGTGGCGGCGGCCGtagcggcggcagcggcggcggccgcggcggctgCGGGAGGTGGCGGCCCCGAGCCCCTGGACGGTTCCGAGCCGACCAAGGAGGGAGGCCTGGTCGCAGAGGAGCGCTGCCCCAGCGCGCTGTCCCGCGGGCCACTGGACGAGGACGGCGCGGACGAGGCGCTGCCGCCCCCGCTGGCCCCGCtggccccgccgcccccgccgcccgctCGCAAAGGCTCCTACGTGTCGGCCTTCCGGCCTGTAGTCAAGGACGCCGAAAGCATCGCCAAGCTCTACGGTAGCGCCCGCGAAGCTTACGGCGGTGGGCCAGCCCGTGGGCCGGGGCCGGGCGCAGGGACCGGCGGCGGCTACGTGAGCCCGGACTTTCTGAGCGAGGGCAGCTCCAGCTACCACTCCGCCTCCCCCGACGTGGACACTGCAGACGAGCCCGAGGTGGACGTGGAGTCCAACCGCTTCCCCGACGACGAGGGCGCCCCGGACGAGGCCGAGCCCGGTGCGCCCAGCACAGGAGGCAGCCCGAATGGAGACCAGCACGCAGGACCCCCGTCTATCACCTCGTCCGGCGCCGACGGTCCCACAGACTCTCCAGAAGGCGGCAGCCCTCGTCCCCGGCACCGCCCGGGGCTACCCCTAGCCAGTCGAGCCGCATTTGGGGACCTGGCGGCCGACGACATGGTGCGGAGACCAGAGAAGAGCCCGCCAAGCGGCGGCTATGAGCTGCGAGAGGCTTGCGGACCGCTGGGGGGCCCCGCGCCCGCCAAG GTGTACGCGCCCGAGAGGGACGAGCACGTGAAGAGCGCGGCGGCGGCGCTGGGGCCCGCGGCGTCCTACCTCTGCGCCCCAGAGGCCCACG AGCCAGATAAGGAAGACAATCACTCGACCGCCGACGATTTGGAAACGAGGAAATGCTATCCAGACCAAAGGAGTATCTCCCAGCCAAGTCCGGCAAATACAGACCGAG GCGAAGATGGGCTCACCCTAGATGTCACAGGAACTCAACTAGTGGAGAAGGATATCGAGAACCTGGCCAGAG ACGAATTGCAAAAACTGCTCCTGGAGCAAATGGAGCTTCGCAAGAAGCTGGAGCGAGAATTTCAGAGTCTCAAAG ATAATTTTCAGGATCAAATGAAGAGGGAATTGGCTTATCGAGAAGAAATGGTGCAACAGCTGCAAATTGTCAGAG ATACTCTTTGTAACGAACTTGACCAGGAGCGGAAGGCACGCTATGCCATCCAGCAGAAATTAAAAG AAGCCCACGACGCCCTGCACCATTTCTCCTGCAAGATGCTGACGCCCCGGCACTGCACGGGCAACTGCTCCTTCAAGCCCCCGCTGTTGCCCTAG